In Actinomycetota bacterium, a single window of DNA contains:
- a CDS encoding NAD(P)-dependent oxidoreductase — translation MTKIAFLGLGMMGTPMATRLLEAGHDLTVWDRRDEKTKALVDRSAVAATSPAEAAVGVDVVITMLANPQALERVLFEGGLARALGPGQVLMDMSTVGPEEIRSVRERVPDGVIVVDSPVRGSVPEASGGKLDIFVGATDEAFERVREILESLGTVRHVGGPGAGAAAKMVTNSALGAAIAAVGEALSLGEIFGLDHTVVLDVLADSPVGPTVRAKRANIESDTYPPSFKLSLALKDMLLVTEAASGAGRDLKLADASRAWLDEAAEAGAGDLDFSAVVATILGQHAHG, via the coding sequence ATGACCAAGATCGCCTTCCTCGGCCTCGGCATGATGGGGACGCCGATGGCGACCCGTCTGCTGGAGGCCGGTCACGATCTCACGGTGTGGGATCGCAGGGATGAGAAGACGAAGGCCCTCGTCGACCGCAGCGCCGTGGCGGCGACCTCGCCCGCCGAGGCGGCTGTCGGGGTCGATGTCGTGATCACCATGCTTGCCAACCCCCAGGCCCTCGAGCGGGTCCTGTTCGAGGGAGGCCTTGCCCGGGCTCTCGGCCCCGGACAGGTGCTGATGGACATGTCCACCGTCGGTCCCGAAGAGATCCGGTCCGTGCGCGAACGAGTGCCCGACGGCGTGATCGTCGTCGACTCCCCTGTCCGCGGGAGCGTTCCGGAGGCGAGCGGCGGCAAGCTCGACATCTTCGTCGGGGCCACCGATGAGGCGTTCGAGCGCGTCCGGGAGATCTTGGAATCGCTCGGGACGGTGCGCCACGTCGGCGGACCTGGCGCGGGCGCCGCCGCGAAGATGGTCACGAACTCTGCCCTGGGTGCTGCGATCGCGGCCGTCGGGGAGGCGCTGTCCCTCGGCGAGATCTTCGGGCTCGATCACACGGTCGTCCTCGACGTCCTCGCCGATTCCCCGGTCGGTCCGACCGTAAGGGCCAAGCGGGCCAACATCGAGTCCGACACCTACCCGCCCAGCTTCAAGCTGAGCCTCGCGCTCAAGGACATGCTGCTCGTGACCGAGGCGGCGAGCGGTGCGGGTCGGGACCTGAAGCTGGCGGACGCCTCCCGAGCTTGGCTGGACGAGGCGGCCGAAGCGGGAGCGGGCGATCTCGACTTCTCGGCGGTCGTGGCGACGATCCTCGGGCAACACGCCCATGGGTGA
- a CDS encoding aldo/keto reductase, producing MERVRLGKTELQVSPIAFGTWSFGGEWGRFDTDEAKATIGRAVELGITLFDTAQGYGFGVAERLLGDALWGRARREDVLVATKGGLRMEGGQLLRDASGRWLREGVESSLRNLGTDYIDLYQVHWPDEHTPAEETAGALEDLVRDGKIRHAGVSNYDVKQMEELARFSRVETLQPPYHLFRREIEDEILPYAMDHDIGVLVYGSMAHGLLTGTMTAETRFAGDDWRAKSPDFAGETFRRNLAVVERLKTVAEQRGITLPQLAIAWTLAQPAVQVTIIGARRPVHVEESAAAADIELAPEDLAAIDAVLADAAPVWGPHPEGMPTQEGVTR from the coding sequence ATGGAACGGGTTCGTCTGGGCAAGACCGAGCTCCAGGTCTCACCGATCGCCTTCGGGACCTGGTCCTTCGGTGGGGAGTGGGGTCGATTCGACACGGACGAGGCCAAGGCCACGATCGGCCGGGCGGTCGAGCTCGGGATCACCCTCTTCGACACCGCGCAGGGCTACGGCTTCGGGGTGGCCGAACGCCTCCTCGGTGACGCTCTTTGGGGCCGGGCGCGGCGGGAGGACGTGCTCGTCGCCACGAAGGGCGGCCTCAGAATGGAGGGAGGCCAGCTTCTCCGAGATGCGAGCGGCCGGTGGTTGCGCGAGGGCGTCGAATCGAGCCTGCGGAACCTCGGTACGGACTACATCGACCTGTACCAGGTCCACTGGCCCGACGAGCACACACCCGCCGAGGAGACCGCCGGGGCACTGGAGGACCTGGTGCGGGATGGCAAGATCCGCCACGCCGGCGTCTCGAACTACGACGTGAAGCAGATGGAAGAGCTCGCTCGCTTCAGCAGGGTCGAGACCTTGCAGCCTCCGTATCACCTGTTCCGTCGCGAGATCGAGGACGAGATCCTGCCCTACGCCATGGATCACGACATCGGGGTGCTCGTCTACGGGTCGATGGCGCACGGGTTGCTCACGGGGACCATGACAGCAGAGACGAGGTTCGCCGGGGACGACTGGCGGGCCAAGAGCCCGGACTTCGCCGGCGAGACCTTCCGTCGCAATCTCGCCGTCGTCGAGCGGCTGAAGACGGTCGCGGAGCAGCGCGGCATCACCCTGCCGCAGCTCGCGATTGCATGGACCCTCGCGCAGCCGGCCGTGCAGGTGACCATCATCGGGGCGCGGCGACCGGTCCACGTCGAGGAGTCGGCCGCCGCCGCGGACATCGAGCTTGCACCGGAGGATCTCGCGGCCATCGACGCGGTGCTCGCCGACGCGGCGCCGGTATGGGGACCTCACCCCGAGGGCATGCCGACACAGGAAGGAGTCACGAGATGA